A region from the Gammaproteobacteria bacterium genome encodes:
- a CDS encoding thiamine phosphate synthase: MDTGSHASLASARYAKVPRGLYAITAACGSETTGEPETLVANVERAITGGAHMVQYRDKTASAKQRQERAAALCTLCAEYRVPLIINDDAALAGALRADGVHLGERDMPIGEARAMLGEHAIIGVSCYDDISRALKAWQAGADYIAFGSFSPSPTKPDAVRATLDLLMRARAALPIPICAIGGIMPANAAPLIRAGADLVAIISGVFAQTDPEAAAREVAALFLAPDRDVHP; the protein is encoded by the coding sequence ATGGACACCGGCTCGCACGCGAGTTTAGCTTCGGCGCGTTATGCAAAAGTCCCTCGCGGTCTTTACGCGATCACCGCTGCGTGCGGGTCTGAAACCACGGGCGAACCTGAAACGCTTGTCGCGAATGTCGAGCGCGCAATAACAGGCGGCGCGCACATGGTTCAATACCGCGACAAGACCGCCAGCGCCAAGCAACGGCAGGAGCGCGCCGCGGCATTGTGCACGCTCTGCGCGGAGTACCGCGTACCGTTGATTATCAATGACGATGCAGCACTTGCAGGCGCATTACGGGCTGACGGCGTGCATCTGGGTGAACGCGACATGCCAATCGGTGAAGCGCGCGCGATGCTGGGTGAACACGCGATCATCGGCGTATCTTGTTACGACGATATTTCGCGTGCGCTCAAGGCGTGGCAGGCGGGCGCCGACTATATCGCTTTCGGCAGTTTTTCCCCGTCGCCCACTAAACCGGATGCGGTGCGCGCGACCCTGGATTTACTGATGCGCGCGCGCGCGGCGTTACCCATTCCGATATGCGCGATCGGCGGCATTATGCCCGCCAATGCGGCACCACTGATCCGCGCGGGCGCGGACCTCGTGGCCATCATCAGCGGCGTATTTGCGCAAACCGATCCCGAAGCCGCCGCGCGCGAAGTTGCCGCGCTTTTTTTAGCCCCCGACCGCGACGTTCATCCATGA